The window gcacacaaggggcagggATATGCCACATAGTATCTACTGCTTTAGATATGCAACTAAAAGCTGAAGAATGGACGGAAGTTGACATAATTGCGTCATACTTTGGATTATCCCTTCCAAATATAGCACCGATACGAATATTCAAAAggcgtcaattttgaatttgatcAGCATAGAAGTTAAAATTAAGATAAGGGATACTATGAACAGTCAATTATAACTTTTGCTATACAAAGTTTATAGAAACATGTTTTTAATGcgtatattgtaaaatattgaaacaaacacACGGTGCAGGAAAATCTCATTTATTAATATGAGACAACTTCTGTCCATCCTTTAGACTTTTATCTCATATCTAAGGCAGAAGACGCAGATTGAGGGgtgttatttatgtttttttaatgacaGGTGTAATGCACCGTTTTGGTTGAATTGGTTTTAAGCGAGGatctcaaaataattttaacaatgaGTATCAAGCAAAACGTCCAGCTGATGCGAATTTTTGAAATAGATCCAAGCTGGCAGCGATTGTTACCTTGGGTATTATTAGATATACtgtatttattcttattatgagaaaaatagaTAACGTCGGTTGCCTGTTGGTCGAGAGAATGTAAAgacaacttttattttattatcacaaataaaatatgatacatattacaacgttaaattttattatcacaaataaaatatgatacactttttaaaaaagataattatgaataattatcaCAGTCAGCAAAAAGATTAAAATGTATACAACAGAACATCCTACATTTTTGAAACTCCCTCAATGGTATTTTGAAAACCAATATTATGCCAATCCAAGGACATGCAAAAATGCATGTTTGTTCGAAAAGTTTTATTGAGTTTTGTGAAGTTTAATAAATCACCATCAAAATAATTCATGTGTAGCATTTGAAAGGTAAAACAAGTTTCATTAGACGAAAACGTTCATTATTCCATTGAACTGTTTATATTATAACAAATCAGAAAAACAGTTTTAGGAACAAGGTAACTAAAGaatgtttataatatgattACCGGTTAAGGCATGCACATCATATGATATGTaagttatatataatattgagATTTCTTCTCCTGAGCTCGGATTCTCTGTCCATCTCCAGTCAAGCGAACCATTTATATTAGAACCTTCTCCATGCTTGCAAATtcctatcaaaatatcaaaatttaattaatatgaTTGTAATGTAGTAAATTATCAATAGCTATAAGACATTGTTCAGTACATACTCTTTCTCCGGTCAAGCACCACATTCCACAACAGCAAAGTGATATTGTCTCTTTGGTAACATATCCCTGTCTTTCATACAAGTTTTTGGCCCTGTTGTTTGTAGCAACACCTAGGAAGATTTCCTGTTGAAAACAGAAGAGCATTAATCTGACATGCAATGAGTAAGACgattataaatttgattttaaaactgcATACATGTGGAATATCTTAAACATTACGTCCCACTACTTAAAATTCAcaacaagcttatcttttaaaaagattggtgagctagcactgtagccatcataaaacacagaagcagtTTTCTTAAACAGTAGTCTAAATTTTTGAATCGattaaaaaacaagaggcccatgggccacatcgctcacctgaggaacaacaggtatgataaagtcagcttaatggagtcataatacaatctggacaatgtacattaatacatgtagatcctgtataaataaaatccatttttcccccttggaactcggatagccctgattgctgccaatatttacaagagcagactttaatcaccgctcctgcacatatatagggactcaacgttacgcaggcagggatgaccgcacacctacgcaactaaacaggtaccaacgttaacgcaagcagggatgaccacacacttgcgccaacagctcaacctaacgcaggcgCCGCAatcaccaccaatacaagcaggtatgaccacacacttgtattaatgcgatacagggcagaaatgaccaCACACtctgtatcgttggttagaaaaacacgaagattagatacACCAGGGATGTtaacaccctcaatctctccgtacctgttcaagtttaaccccaaacagtcgctcggTATAaagcaatagacactgtccctatatatgtgccggcctaaaataattcttagtatctaaaaattggaaatcaaaaataaacaaactaatccagcctaacccaaaactacttatgcaaaacaacttatatacattgaatatttattattgtataaaaataatcatcacaataattggttaacagtggatgcattaattaaaataatcaagaatcaataaatcaagggcaataacccaaaacactaatacaaaaagattctaatgaaaaaatagctgcctgcttcaattttatagtcatatcatgttGAGTactgcagttctcaaaaagatcctttacaattgtttatatatgggatattttgctacatcaaactctgaaccttcttgtgaggccgaagaattgtcctggagccaaagtcttaacaattataaagaatcatcttgctgattagtttctgagaagaagatttttaaagatttactctttattcctatgtaaaactttaacaccccccccccatgtggcctcaccctacccccaggggtcatgattttcacaactttgaatctacactacctgaagatacttcccacaagtttcagctttcctggctgattagtttctgagaagaagatttttaaagatttactctatatattcctatgtaaaacttcgacactccattgtggccccaacctaaccttaggggtcatgattttcacaactttgaatctacactacctgaggatgcttccacacaagtttcagctttcctggctgattagtttctgagaagaagatttttaaagatttactctatatattcctatgtaaaacttcgacccccactgtggccccaccctacccctgggggtcatgattttcacaaatttgaatctacactacctgaggatgcttccacaaaagtttcagctttcctggctgttaagtttctgagaagaagatttttaaagatttactctatatattcctatgtaaaacttcgacccaccattgtggcccctacctaaccccaggggtcatgattttcacaactttgaatctacactacctgaggatgcttccacacaattttcagctttcctggctgattagtttctgagaagaagatttttaaagatttactctatatattcctatgtaaaacttcgaccccccattgtggccccaccctacccccgggggtgatgatttttacaactttgaatcttcactacctgaggatgcttccacacaagtttcagctttcctggctgtttagtttctgagaagaagattttaaaagatttactctatatattcctttgtaaaacttcgacctcccattgtggccccaccctacccccgggggtcatgattttcacaactttgaatctacactacctgaggatgcttccacacaagtttcagctttcctggctgtttagtttctgagaagaagatttttaaagatttactctatatattcctatgtaaaacttcgaccccccattgtggccccaccctacccccgggggtcatgaatttcacaactttgaatctacactacctgaggatgcttccacacaagtttcagctttcctggctttctggttcttgagaagaagatttttgaaaatttctgaaaatttttcattaatttctaattatctccccttgaaaacgggtgtgacccttaatgttcacaactttgaatcccctttgcctaaggatgatttgtgccaagtttggttgaaattggcctagtagttcttgagaagatgttgaaaatgtgaaaagtttacggacagacggacggacggacagacggacggacagacggacagacggacgacagacaaaatgtgatcagaatagctcacttgagctttcagctcaggtgagctaacaataGGAAGTCACAGTGGTGTACTGGATTtggggtctcaatttagaattgCGAATCTAGAGTGTGCCTCACATCGGGAATGGCATTATAGCTCATTGTCTGTGGCTTAGTCATAATGtatctactgtaatttcaatttcgaggtaaaaaaaaattcaagaaccattggtactgttttgtagcaatcgtatcttctcgggcctttccggcaagctcgaaAAACATTCTGTAGAATCATTTGAATTCGTGgcggctcaattttcgtggtattcgtgggaaGCCCTCCAccacgaatttaaatcctcaacgaaaacaaatttagaaagCGTTATCTTTGCTTCTGAGACTGAAAACCGGCGCAtcaacgaaattacatccccacgaataagcaaaaaatttacaattcacgaaaattgacccccacgactttaaatgattccacagtatatccgaggttgttttccgagcttgaaggaatttaataaaaataactttgcattataaggcctaagctactgttactttttgacacTTACAATAGAACAAAAAACTTGATGATaagatgataaaacgaaattcaaatggttCGGTTTATATAGAGtagtattcccagaatcccttattatggagtcgagcatgagtttttcagtgaaaaagactaacgtagttgctaggctcgagagcgctagcaattaggatagatatataatataaaagatCTGGCAAATATGACCTCTATTTTAATATTCagtgttattttgaaaaagctgagtgcatatttttttattgggcatatcaactttaaaaaaaacaagaggcccatgggtcacatcgctcacctgaggaacaataggtaggataaaatcagcttaatggagtcataatacaaacaatctggacaatgtacaataatacatgtagatcctgtataaataaaatccatttcccccctggatattcttatgtttataatcagtcccttttctaacaggatgattttatagtcatatcacatgttgagtattgtaGTCCTCAAAAagatataattgtttatatatgggatattaagctacatcaaactctgaaccttcttgtgaggccgaagaattgtcctgtagccaaagtcttaacaattataaagaatcaccTGGCTGATTTAAGTTTactatttactctatatattcctatgtaaaactttaacaccccccccccatgtggcctcaccctacccccagggatcatgttttcacaactttgaatctacactacctgaggatacttccacacaagtttcagctttcctggctgattagtttctgagaagaagatttttaaagatttactctatatattcctatgtaaaactttgaccccccattgtggccccatcctacccccgggggtcatgattttcacaacttcgaatctaccctacctgaggatgcttccacacaagtttcagctttcctggctgattagtttctgagaagaagatttttaaagatttaccctatatattcctatgtaaaactttgaccccccattgtggccccaccctacccccgggggtcatgattttcacaacttcgaatctaccctgcctgaggatgctttcacacaagattcagctttcctggctgattagtttctgagaagaagatttttaaagatttaccctatatattcctatgtaaaactttgaccccccattgtggccccaccctacccccgggggtcatgattttcacaacttcgaatCTACCCTGCCTGAGTATGCTttcacacaagattcagctttcctggctgattagtttctgagaagaagatttttaaagatttactctatatattcctatgtaaaacttcgaccccccattgtggccccaccctaccaccagggatcatgaatttcacaactttgaatctaccctacctgaggatgcttccacacaagttttggctttcctggctgattagtttctgagaagaagatttttaaagatttactctatatcttcctatgtaaaactttgaccccccattgtggccccaccctactcccgggggtcatgaatttcacaactttgaatctacactacctgaggatgcttccacataagtgtcagctttcctggctttctggttcttgagaagaagatttttgaaaatttctcgaaatttttcattaatttctaattatctccccttgaaaacaagtgtgacccttaattttcacaactttgaatcccctttgcctaaggatgagttgtgccaagtttggttgaaattggcccagtagttcttgagaagatgttgaaaatgtgaaaagtttacggacagacagacagacggacagacggacgacagacaaaatgtgatcagaatagctcacttgagctttcagctcaggtgagctaaaaataaatgaGTTAAAACAACTTTCTGTATCTAATTACAAGAATTAAGAAGATAATAAGGATTGATAATTGATAATGataataagaattttttattcaataatgaAAACCCTCTTTGATgtcatcttttttaaatactgacGGGTATTTCTGATTGTCCTGGAAAATGTCCAACACGTAACATGTAGCTGTCCTCATTGGAaattagaaactaatcagaaCATCGTCTAAAAACTtctaataatatatatgtaaatagtaaaattaaatccaaacatgttgaaaaaataaacactttcatattttgaataataagAGGTACGAGTCTTGAATTTAGTTTGTAAGATCTCATTCATTTGGACAGGGAATtgggtaaaaaaaaagtagatGTTTGATTCTCATTATATTGAGAATTAACAAGTTAGTGCATCATAACCAATGTATGCGGAATAACGCCTTTGATCTTCAGTGGTTTATACAATAATAGGGTAAACCTTGGGGTTAAAACTGTAATTTCATTTGTGCATGTTCATTAGTTGTCGTTATGCGTATATGGGACTTAATCCAAAACagtgtttattcaaatattcttaTCCTTCCTTCCTAATGCTCAAGTCTTTAGTAGTTACATATCTAAACGCAAAACTGACATTAAAGATATATAATAGGATAGTGCAAGGTACGTGAAATAAAGCAAACgatcatgaaatatttaaactatAATATAGGTCTCAATATGCCCAATATGTCATATTGTACTGGGACTTGGGCTAACAGTTCAATGTGTCACAATATACTTTTTTCAGCCTATTGTTATCCATTGCATACACTGTGCTTGTAATAAGGTGATTATTAATATAACTAATCGATGCTTCAAAAATTTACGATTATTCGTACCTTACATCCTCTTTTCTTGGCGTCGATTTCAGCCATGTCTAATAGAATTTTCCCAATGCCTTTACCTCTAAATCTCGAGTCTACAGTAATATGATCTACATAACATTTCCCAGCAGGAACCTCAGTGGATGTTCCAAGGTCCAAAAGCACTAGTCTAAACtcataaaaacaacaattttaaaaatcataaattatttttaaaaagaacgaGACGCACATAAGTCGTAATGGTCTCTATGTACGTTCAAAAATAATGCAAAAGTCTTGCTTAAAAGCTGAGAACGTTTATACGTAAACTGAAGACGATAACTGGAGTGTAAACATGAGTCGtcataggtcacctgagtgacccGGTAACTGAGTAATTGTGGTGACCTTGACATATAAAATAGGATCAATCAAAGTTTTATTGATcctattttatcttttattttatccGTTAACTTTTACGTCAGCTATGTACAAGCTCCACATACTTTTCTACAGCACTGCATAACATTTGTAGGCAATATGTGTTTTTCTACTACAAGATTCTGTGTAAGAGATGCTTTactacatatacatttattaatgTTACAAAAGTATTGAttgtataaattaattttaaagaattgattcaaatcatattttattacatgttggtACAAACAAAATAGGATTGGCCTATCTGCCTAGACAATCTGCCTACCTAACCCTTCTCCCAAAATCTAAATTCAATTATATCAACTTGCCGAGTTGGTTGGTGTTATTTTACTTCTAAACCAATGAATGACAAAGGTGATTGTTTCACACTTTAGACATAAAGAGTTTGTGCTAAAGTGTTTGAAGAATCATTTTTAAGAGATAACCATTTCTGTTCCATTTTCTGTAACCATTTTACCCACACAAGTCACAACACCCCAAAGACTTACCCACACAAGTCACAACACCCCAAAGACTTACCCACACAGGTCACAACACCCCAAAGGCGGCACGTCCCCGTCCCTCTCTCTGAATAATGATAAACTCAAATGCGTGAGACGTACAAAGCATGTAATATGATACTCAAACGGGGAAATGTGAGTGATTTTATCACTGTTGAATATTTTGTACAGCTATGTTATGTAGTGTTTTATAAGTGTTATATAAACTCCTATCATTCCTAAttctatattttcatattaaatattcattttaaattccatattcattcattttgttttattacgcTCTTTTACCGCGTGAATGCAATACTAGCAGCAATCATTTATTACTTGTAAGGCTAGTTTGAGTTATTAAACCATAGTTTAACAAAAGGCCAATatgccttaacggtcacctaagtaccatagcccatacacaaacttgttaggagtctcatatatgtaattaattaattttcattctgaAGTAGAAATATTATAATGTTGTAATGATGACCATCTCCCTGcctgaaaatttccaaaaaaggACTATGAAACCTATTATTTTAGCGAAAAACTTAAATATCATAATAGAGTGCATGACCGACCTCATATTGAAAAGGTGCAAGACTCTAATAAAAACAATTCCCCCATATTAACTGTCAAGATTTCCTGtggcatttaaacaaaaaaaatgttaaaaaagcaTAAAATGTTTCTCATTTCTCGTGTTTCAGCTTTTGAATattcaactttcatttcatGTAATAACAATCTGgtatttataacaaaatcattttacatgaaCTGCTTATGACTGATTTTCGTTAGCCAATTATTACTTTACTATTAATaagtatatttgttttttgtctatttgtttttaagaaagttaaaaaaaatctctttgtttcaaattgtaaaaatactCGCATAACTCTTTTGATCATACATAcattaattacattatattccATGATTTATTACTAAATATGAACAAGCAAGGGAGATAACTCCGTTATGAAGAAGCAAAGGAAGAAAACTCCATTAACTGACTGGACTCTTCCCAAATTCTTTGACAATATCTTAACTTTGATAGAAAGCTTCATTCTTTCTCTTTTCTAAGAATGTGAATTTAATCATTTCTTCCATTGAAATTCCTGAGCAGAATGAAAATAAGACAAATatcccccccaccccccgaCATCATCCATAACCCTTGCATGacatgaaatatcattaaagCTGACagcctaattttttttttccaaacatgCAGTCACTTGTTATTCTGTGCCAGTAGATGTTTTAAACATTGTGTCTATTAACCCTAAATGACAATTTTGGCCACACCCTACATTAAGAACCCCTACCCTATCAATGGCGTAGATGAATAAGATtccatggacatcataaccattcatttggtttttaacaaatatatattggagtaaaaaagaagattttgtaagatataatatttttactatatggtcatattgaccccaccctagagcctgaacccctgactcagagggccatgaatttcacaattttggtagaggacttcatggacatcataaccatgcattcagttttttcatcacatgtgtgggagtagagaaaatattttgaaaaattggctattttttgcatatttggccccgacTGTGGCGCCGGAGgtggtggtagagccataaattttacaatttaaaattctcTTACCTAAGAGATGATTCACATCAAATATGGTAACcattggccttgtagttttcaagaagttaaaaatgtaaaattgttaatgtaaaatttttaatggACGACGCACGAATCACAACGCACGCCAAAGGACGAAGATCAATtacaataggtcacctgagtgactcaggcgACCTAAAAAATACTTACGGGAAAAGTTTCGAATCCCCATGGTAACGAAGGACACAGACTCCAGCTTTTTCTCCATTACATTCAGCAATGAAGTATCTTTCATAAAACAATGGAGGCCTCCCTTTCATATTGTTCGAATACAAAGTTCTCATTGCGGGTAAGCTGTGAATAGCAAgcatattatgtacatgtacagaaaCTTTTAAGGACTGCATATTAACTTACTTCCCCTCAGTCTTCAATGTGCATGCAAATCAATCGAACAGTAATAAATTTCTGTTTCCATACAGAAAATGCATTGACAACATATTGCTTAAATTTGATGAAGGATTCTTGAGCACTTTTTTTTCTACTGAGAGGGACCGATGGTcgttaacatttatttaataactacatgtatttgacccACGTAAAAAAAGTTCCGaagtaaaagaaaagaaaaatgaatatcaaaataaaatttcattgttcataatatatatatttttttctatacataataaaagtttatgaaaaataattctaaaCTAGACAccatctcgttgcgagcaacgaggaggtcttccgtgcgattttttgaaagttatatgaccttgactttgatatttgaccctttatctcctaatCTGGGCAACAGCAAAAAATTtgatggttgaatattgttaggaacatcattctccgcatttttattctaaattaattttcaaaatgatgctttttaaaatatttgttctgtttcaAATATGTTATCAAAGTTTAGGACTTTGGCCAATTAAAACTCCTTAATAAACCCCTAATTACGAAACACATGATAACATAATTATACTTTATTGTCAAATAAATGTGATATGAACAttattgcttcctaaacatataacaaaatatttttcagtaaagtgctataaaAGAAAGACTTCAGAGCCTTTATGGgccctaaaaataaaaagataggtcttttgatattaaacatattttgttcaccaagtgtttagaaattctttgccgtttttgagctattttgtaaagaccgttttaggggctgaccccttatctccttattggggccataTGCCAAAATTTCGATGGTTGAGTATTGACAAGCGCATCATTCTAAGcatttattattcaatattgcttttcaaaatatttctcagtaaagtgctatggaagaaagactttagagcccttttggtccctaaattgaagggccagtcccttttttataatatcatatgaaaggtcttttgatattaaacatattttgttcaacaagtgttaagAAATTCTTTGTCGCTTTttagctatctgggatagggcgttttaggggccgacccctatctccttattggggctagataacgaaacttttatgattgattattatttaaaacatcattctaagcatcttttattctatattgctattcaaaatatttgtcctttttgagatataattgatcgaagttttggacttctggccccttaaaacccctaattacgtaaagtatgataaaaattttataatgaataattttattagtgaaagatgaacatttttgcttcttaaacatattaaaaaatatttctcagtaaagtgctatggaagaaagactttagagcccttttggtccctaaattgaagggccagctcctttttcttggcatcatacgaaagttcttttgatattaaacatattttgttcaacaagtgtttagaaattctttgccgttttagagctatctgggataggacatTTTATGGGCcaacccctaatctccttattggggccagataacaaaaattttatgattgaatatcgTTTataacatcattctaagcatcttttattctatattgcttttcaaaatatttgtaaaaagtaTTAACCTTCAAGACATTCCCCTAAGAAATTGGGGtggtaaataaattatattttggtCTATAAATAACTACATGCaagaaattttatcaaaatatctagAGTACAAATAATTTGACTCGGTCTAGTTAAATTGGGAAGGGATAatgatgatttataaaaatttaactaCTAATATAACGTATAGCATACCTCGCTCGACTTGTAGCATGGACAAATTTCCGTTCAAACCCCTCGACCACCAACTTTCCAACAAACTCCATGTCCTCTGCTGATTCTGTGGCATTTCGCACGGACACTGTGCCATTGTTGAAGAGTTCTCTCGATGTGACATCACCATATATCTGGCCAAGTGACAATGGCTGTTGTGTTGTTACGCTTGGGTTGAACATCACTGTGTAAAAACAACTACTTATGATTAATActaaagtcatttttttctcAGTAGAATAGGCATCTAAATATATTCAGCTAATCAATTATCTCTATTTTTGAACAATCGGCAATCAAAATCTAGTCAATCAAGCCCGAACAGACGCGTCAGAGAGAAGATTggtaatatattatatatatccaCCCTTTTATTACTGtccaattttcaatttgttttcaaatcatATATTAGCCTTTTTAGTTGATACATTGTTTAGTTTGAATATGTAATGAATATTTGTTTGCTGTTGCAAACGGGATCTTTTAAAAGAAACtgatttaatttacaaaaattggtcaccatttgtaaaaaaaaaacaaaacaaaaaaaacaaaaaaaaaactgaaagaaTTTAGTAAATGCTGGATCCCTAATACGGACGAAGCCGATCAAAAAATGGCCATCATGTACTTTTAATCAATGCATGTAATCTTcataaatattattcataattatgtaAGGAATGTGAACCCTTTCTGACGTAAAGtcataactatttataaatacatcagATACTGTTCATCGTAACACTATTGAAATTTGGTCTCCCTCACACGTCATAATATAAAGGGCTAGTGTCGGAGAAATCTTGGATGTCATATTTCCGTTAAAAACACATATATATGGTCCAAGTATTGCTGTCTTTCGCTCTTATAAACATTGAAGACAACAGAATGgcgatatttacatgtagtttgaatAAAGATAATATCTATAGTACTCCGTTTCGAGTTTTAGATACCAGgtttgtcttatttttttatcattcgcATAAAAGATTTTACTGTATACAATCACATGTGAGTATAATCTGAATCGTTCGTCAGAGaacttttacataatattctTGGGAAACAGTACCCTTGCAAAATGAAGTAACAAGGAAATAATTAAGGTAAACAATGAAAACAAGATTTCACAATACACAGGGTGGGTCGATCACTATATACTGACATATAGTGGACACTTAATGAAAACTCTATAAAAGTCGCGTGCATGTTGATTGGATTAAAAGCAAGAAAGTATTGCTGgctatttataataattttcagAAGCGGTTAGACTATGATAATATAAACCGTGCAGTGATTTATACTATCGATGAACATCTTCATTAAGACtttagtacatacatgtacccgGTATTTCCTTTACTGTGGCATATGTACGAATTCATTTTATAATCAGAACAAactaataaacaaaaacatttaaacacaaTCAATACATGCTATGTACTGCTTTGAATATGTTATACAAACCTGAGTTTATACC is drawn from Crassostrea angulata isolate pt1a10 chromosome 5, ASM2561291v2, whole genome shotgun sequence and contains these coding sequences:
- the LOC128185703 gene encoding uncharacterized protein LOC128185703 — protein: MFNPSVTTQQPLSLGQIYGDVTSRELFNNGTVSVRNATESAEDMEFVGKLVVEGFERKFVHATSRASLPAMRTLYSNNMKGRPPLFYERYFIAECNGEKAGVCVLRYHGDSKLFPERDGDVPPLGCCDLCGLVLLDLGTSTEVPAGKCYVDHITVDSRFRGKGIGKILLDMAEIDAKKRGCKEIFLGVATNNRAKNLYERQGYVTKETISLCCCGMWCLTGEREFASMEKVLI